The Macadamia integrifolia cultivar HAES 741 unplaced genomic scaffold, SCU_Mint_v3 scaffold22, whole genome shotgun sequence genome has a segment encoding these proteins:
- the LOC122066035 gene encoding uncharacterized protein LOC122066035 codes for MSPPQTEKEIRGFLGRIQYISRFISQLTAICESIFKLLKKDQPKGWNPQCQLAFDRIKSYLVNPPILIPPTPRRPLLLYLSVLETSMGSMVAQHGPDGHTEQAIYYLSKKFTDCETRYTTLEKTCAALVWATRRLRHYMLTYSVFLVSRMDPIKYLFEKPALTGRLARWLLLLAEFDIVYVTQKSIKGSVSAEHLSAHPVVDTRPLNDIFPDEDVVSVEVENEVGSWQMFFDGATNHKGCGAGVLLITPEGLNMPMAYRLDFECTNNMAEYKACLMGLKAAISIGVKRLERDINRFADALATLASMVDFGPGEQIQRFIIDRRDHPSHQGFVNALTVDGRPWFAHIVDFIREGKYPADATQGDKRFLRRYATQFILHEDILYKRSFDGVQLVCVDEDQAQTILEQVHQGICGPHMNACMLAKKILRLGYFWNTLEADCTEFVKKCHKCQIFANLIHVPPTELHTLSSPWPFSTWGINVIGKINPKASNGHEFVLVAIDYFTKWVEAQSYAKLTAAKVAKFLQEHIICRHGMPHEVISDQGQHFRGKAQELCDQFRIARHRSSPYSPQTNGAVEAANKNIKVILQKMADRNNDWDDKLPYALWAYRTSIRTPTGATPYSLVYGMEAILPVELEVPSLRILMESQIPEADWLKSRYEELNLIDEKRMKRAPIHDPRGKFRPNWSGPFAVKEILPGKAIIRLVDLDDQELQHLTNLDQLKKKSELCFVAIIIMDVTFRQWMVVIRDDDPEVLEEVHLHALFQLQRISPCRALIHEASRFWIRELHVF; via the exons ATGTCACCTCCTCAAACGGAGAAGGAAATTCGAGGGTTTTTAGGAAGGATCCAATACATTAGTCGGTTCATTTCTCAACTAACAGCCATATGTGAATCGATCTTCAAATTACTGAAAAAGGATCAACCTAAGGGGTGGAATCCTCAATGCCAATTGGCTTTTGATCGCATCAAGAGCTACCTGgtaaacccaccaatcctcattcccCCTACTCCCAGAAGGCCATTGTTGTTGTATCTCTCTGTATTAGAAACCTCCATGGGATCGATGGTGGCTCAGCATGGGCCAGATGGGCATACAGAGCaagcaatttattaccttagtaagaagttcacaGACTGTGAGACAAGGTACACAACCCTGGAGAAGACTTGTGCAGCTTTGGTTTGGGCAACAAGGAGGTTGAGACATTACATGTTGACCTATTCAGTCTTTTTAGTATCcagaatggatcccatcaagtatCTTTTTGAGAAACCCGCGTTGACGGGCAGATTAGCACGTTGGTTATTGCTCTTAGCGGAGTTCGACATTGTGTATGTCACCCAGAAgtccatcaagggtagtgtcaGTGCTGAACATCTATCTGCACATCCAGTTGTTGATACAAGGCCTTTAAATGACATATTCCCAGATGAAGATGTAGTTTCTGTTGAGGTTGAAAATGAGGTTGGCAGTTGGcaaatgttctttgatggagccaCCAATCACAAAGGTTGCGGAGCTGGAGTTCTACTTATAACTCCTGAAGGGTTGAACATGCCCATGGCATATAGGTTGGACTTCGAGTGCACCAACAACATGGCCGAGTATAAAGCTTGCCTCATGGGATTGAAAGCAGCCATCTCTATTGGGGTCAAAAGATTGGAA AGGGACATTAACAGGTTTGCCGATGCTTTGGCTACTCTCGCATCGATGGTTGATTTTGGTCCGGGTGAGCAAATACAACGATTCATTATAGATCGGAGAGATCATCCTTCGCATCAAGGCTTCGTCAATGCCCTGACAGTAGATGGTAGGCCTTGGTTTgcccatattgtggattttatcagagaGGGGAAGTACCCTGCAGATGCTACCCAAGGAGATAAAAGGTTCCTGAGACGttatgccacccaattcataTTACACGAAGATATTTTATACAAGCGATCTTTTGATGGTGTACAACTGGTgtgcgtggatgaagatcaagcacagACAATCTTGGAGCAAGTACATCAGGGAATCTGTGGCCCTCACATGAATGCTTGTatgttggctaagaaaattctccgcttagggtatttttggaatacacTAGAAGCCGATTGCACAGAATTTGTGAAGAAGTGCCATAAATGTCAGATTTTTGCCAACCTCATCCATGTGCCCCCAACAGAATTGCACACGCTAAGTTCTCCGTGGCCTTTTTCCACTTGGGGTATCAATGTGATCGGAAAAATTAACCCCAAAGCTTCGAACGGGCATGAGTTTGTgttggtagctattgattacttcaccaaatgggtagaggctcAGTCATACGCAAAACTCACAGCGGCaaaggtagccaaatttttACAAGAACATATCATTTGCCGACATGGGATGCCCCATGAGGTGATTTCTGACCAAGGTCAACATTTTAGGGGCAAGGCACAGGAGTTGTGTGACCAATTCAGGATTGCAAGGCACAGGTCTTCTCCTTATAGCCCTCAAACCAATGGAGCGGTTGAAGCagcaaacaaaaacataaaggTCATACTCCAGAAGATGGCTGATAGGAACAATGATTGGGATGACAAATTACCTTATGCCTTATGGGCTTATCGGACTTCAATTAGAACTCCAACTGGGGCAACTCCGTACTCTTTAGTATACGGGATGGAAGCAATCCTCCCGGTTGAGCTAGAGGTCCCCTCTCTTAGAATTCTCATGGAGAGTCAGATTCCAGAAGCGGATTGGCTTAAGTCGAGGTACGAGGAGTTGAACctcattgatgaaaaaaggatgaag AGAGCACCCATTCATGATCCAAGGGGCAAGTTTAGGccaaactggagtggcccttttGCAGTGAAGGAAATCCTCCCGGGGAAGGCAATAATACGCCTTGTAGATCTTGATGATCAAGAACTGCAGCACCTGACCAACTTAGATCAGCTGAAAAA GAAATCCGAATTGTGTTTTGTTGCCATTATTATCATGGATGTCACTTTCCGCCAATGGATGGTAGTAATAAGGGATGACGACCCTGAAGTCCttgaagaagtgcaccttcatgcaCTCTTTCAGCTCCAACGCATCAGTCCATGTCGTGCTTTGATACATGAGGCATCTCGTTTCTGGATCCGAGAACTTCACGTTTTTTGA